A stretch of Mucilaginibacter terrae DNA encodes these proteins:
- a CDS encoding FadR/GntR family transcriptional regulator yields MKPFNETLPALQPESSVDKIIRELKQLIVSGQLKPGDRLPAERQLSEKFGVGRSYVREAILKLEFYGLLKTNPQSGTYVSGLSIKVIDNIINDIIKLNKDNFSALIEARYYLELDAVKLAAERRTEADLEAIEQALLDYEAKTLANQDAVEEDMLFHIMIARAANNSVIESMILVLIPDLIKNIIENKVCGENRGITAMAEHRAILDALKAGDIDAAENAMAGHLDEILQISRTNYTAHKIINNQ; encoded by the coding sequence ATGAAGCCATTTAATGAAACTCTTCCTGCTTTGCAGCCCGAAAGTTCAGTTGATAAGATCATCCGCGAACTTAAGCAACTTATTGTATCCGGCCAGTTAAAGCCCGGTGACAGGTTGCCTGCCGAGCGCCAGCTTTCCGAAAAATTTGGGGTAGGCCGCAGCTATGTTCGCGAAGCTATTTTGAAGCTGGAATTTTATGGTTTGCTAAAAACCAATCCGCAAAGTGGAACGTATGTATCGGGCTTGAGCATTAAGGTGATCGATAACATCATTAATGACATTATTAAGCTCAATAAAGATAATTTTAGTGCACTTATCGAAGCCCGCTATTATTTGGAGCTTGATGCCGTAAAACTGGCGGCCGAGCGCCGTACCGAAGCCGATTTGGAAGCTATTGAACAAGCCCTGCTCGATTATGAAGCTAAAACACTGGCCAACCAGGATGCAGTAGAAGAGGATATGCTTTTTCATATTATGATTGCCCGAGCAGCCAATAACTCGGTTATCGAATCAATGATACTGGTGCTGATACCCGACCTCATTAAAAACATTATTGAAAATAAAGTTTGTGGCGAGAATAGAGGTATTACAGCTATGGCCGAGCATCGTGCCATTTTGGACGCTTTAAAGGCTGGCGACATTGATGCCGCCGAAAATGCCATGGCCGGTCACCTCGATGAGATTTTACAAATAAGCCGTACTAATTATACAGCTCATAAAATTATAAACAACCAATAA
- a CDS encoding hybrid sensor histidine kinase/response regulator transcription factor, with protein MISNFTAKLSLLLLWGIIIFFCTGQGSSFAKSSNEISIKYLGIEQGLSNNSATCITQDKYGFIWIGTYDGLNRYDGTQFKTFRTIWGDNRSLINNKVKSIIAHGNLIYIGTEKGLACFDYKDFKFHSLYFKKNGIVKKIDYNVNQLITDGKGHVYAATNEGGLLKFTEGDSVGVTLTKNADRVIEVQAITFDQNNQLCFFANGKGLGIANPLNGNSRIVNSQILSANCLTTAPDGHIWVGANNGLYIYNYVTQQITPFENPQRKLIANNISGLMRTANGEMWIATNGNGINIWNDKKQLLRHIPFGEAANSLQSGAVAGIFEDSEHRKWIATLRGGVNVIDPKTAAFKLYRHSADDRNSVSGNFIRSFCEDENHNLWIGTDGNGMDYWNTRNNTFTTYAHTPGKKTVSGNYVVSIIKDHKNQIWTATFNGGIDVFNRDKQQFKHYTCYKAGNKVEEKNFWKLFEDSKQRIWASSTWGGGVYLYNEQQDRFNLLDDKLVDMHTLYEDHTGALWGGDYTRLVKIDPWQKKHNYYNIGQPVRAIVEDGKHNLWVGTEGGGLLLFNRTSKTFKRYTEVNGLSSNAVLNILVDRHNNLWCSTHNGLSRFDPVTGKFRNFYVSDGLQSNQFLYNSALTLSSGNMVFGGIKGFNVFNPDSVENSVRQPKLRLTDFTINNIPLTETRYAKNIPLNSLTEIKIPFNEATLGIGFTALEYSFPEKISYAYYLEGWDHGWNFVGKLRTAYYSRLNEGSYLLKIKATDTDGGWETRPLIIRLIVMPPWYRTWWAYLFYVAAAAGLITAFWSYRKKQLKLTYEVLIANLQIEKEKEANERKLSFFTNVSHEFRTPLTLIINPIKDLLKQKTDPTGELNTVYKNARRLLGLVDHLLLFRKTESENTELILSKVNFNEFCREVYSCFVQQARLKKIDYTFTSGETDMPIYLDKTKMEIALFNLISNAVKFTPSGGSIALTLREDQTSVYFEIADSGVGIRTDIGEKLFEKYYQVKDGNSLKTGFGIGLYLVKTFIDNHGGSIDYTSQQGRGTVFTLSLPKNSHQLNHSAITIENEPLLEHNFEIIDPDDFHNSTPQTEAGQLELLISEKQTILVIDDNTEISNYIRQIFSLEFTVYQADNGNAGLEMIRKHLPDIIICDIVMPGINGLDLCQMVKSDSATSHIPIILLTGETAPDLRIKGLEEGAVDFISKPFDKELLVARVRGIMKNKKELQNYFYNEVTLKGKSQNLSNEHKDFLYRCIEVIENSLNDPAFEINVIADKLGMSHSNLYKRVKTITGYSINGFIRFVRLRKAAEILINTNCNVNEAAFRVGYSDMKYFREHFNKQFNLNPSEFIKRHRSAFQKSYKLNTKDSRFKAID; from the coding sequence ATGATCTCAAACTTTACGGCCAAACTATCTCTGCTATTATTATGGGGTATAATCATATTTTTTTGTACAGGCCAGGGTTCATCTTTTGCCAAATCATCAAACGAAATATCTATCAAATATCTCGGTATTGAACAAGGGCTTTCCAATAACTCAGCAACCTGTATAACCCAGGATAAATATGGCTTTATTTGGATTGGAACTTATGATGGCTTAAACCGCTACGATGGCACCCAGTTTAAAACCTTCAGGACCATTTGGGGCGATAACCGTTCGCTTATTAATAACAAGGTCAAGTCGATAATTGCCCACGGTAATCTTATTTATATAGGTACTGAGAAAGGTTTGGCTTGTTTTGATTATAAAGATTTCAAGTTTCACTCATTGTACTTCAAAAAAAACGGTATAGTAAAAAAAATTGACTATAACGTTAACCAGTTGATTACCGATGGTAAAGGCCATGTTTATGCGGCTACTAACGAAGGCGGATTACTTAAATTTACAGAAGGTGATAGTGTAGGCGTAACTTTAACCAAAAATGCTGATCGTGTAATTGAAGTTCAGGCAATAACTTTTGATCAAAATAATCAACTGTGCTTTTTTGCAAACGGCAAAGGATTAGGCATAGCAAACCCGCTAAATGGTAATAGTCGTATTGTAAACAGCCAAATTTTATCGGCTAACTGTCTTACCACGGCACCCGATGGTCATATTTGGGTGGGCGCCAATAACGGTCTTTACATATATAATTATGTAACCCAACAAATTACCCCGTTTGAAAACCCACAAAGAAAGCTGATCGCAAATAACATATCGGGTTTGATGAGAACAGCCAATGGCGAAATGTGGATAGCCACAAACGGTAATGGCATTAACATCTGGAACGATAAAAAACAGCTGCTGCGCCATATACCTTTTGGCGAGGCGGCAAACAGTTTGCAAAGCGGGGCTGTGGCAGGAATTTTTGAAGATAGTGAGCATCGAAAATGGATTGCCACACTCAGGGGTGGTGTAAATGTTATCGACCCCAAAACAGCGGCCTTTAAGCTGTACCGGCACAGTGCGGATGACCGTAACAGTGTATCGGGAAACTTTATACGCTCTTTTTGCGAAGATGAAAACCACAACCTTTGGATTGGCACCGATGGTAATGGTATGGACTACTGGAACACCCGGAACAATACATTTACTACTTACGCCCACACACCCGGCAAAAAAACAGTTAGCGGTAATTATGTGGTGAGCATTATTAAAGATCATAAAAACCAAATATGGACGGCCACATTTAACGGTGGTATTGATGTTTTTAACCGGGATAAACAACAATTTAAACACTACACCTGCTACAAAGCGGGCAACAAGGTTGAAGAGAAAAACTTTTGGAAACTGTTTGAAGACTCGAAACAACGCATTTGGGCTTCAAGCACCTGGGGAGGCGGCGTTTACCTATATAATGAGCAGCAAGACAGGTTTAACCTTTTAGATGATAAACTGGTTGACATGCACACCTTGTATGAAGACCACACAGGCGCACTTTGGGGAGGCGATTATACCCGGCTGGTTAAAATAGATCCATGGCAAAAAAAACACAATTATTATAACATAGGCCAGCCGGTAAGAGCCATTGTTGAAGATGGCAAGCACAATTTGTGGGTAGGCACCGAAGGTGGCGGGCTTTTACTTTTTAACCGCACCAGTAAAACCTTCAAGCGTTATACCGAGGTTAACGGACTATCGAGCAACGCGGTGCTCAATATTTTGGTTGACCGCCATAATAATCTTTGGTGCAGCACCCACAACGGCCTTTCGCGTTTTGACCCGGTAACCGGTAAGTTCAGGAATTTTTATGTTTCGGACGGATTGCAGAGCAACCAGTTTTTATATAACTCGGCACTAACCTTAAGCTCGGGTAATATGGTATTCGGCGGTATTAAAGGATTTAATGTGTTCAATCCGGATAGTGTAGAAAACTCGGTAAGGCAGCCCAAACTTCGCCTAACCGATTTCACCATCAACAATATACCCCTCACCGAAACCCGTTATGCTAAAAACATACCGCTTAATAGCTTAACCGAAATAAAAATACCTTTTAACGAAGCTACATTGGGAATTGGGTTTACAGCGCTTGAGTACTCATTCCCCGAAAAAATAAGTTACGCTTACTACCTTGAGGGCTGGGACCACGGCTGGAATTTTGTTGGAAAACTGCGCACGGCTTATTACAGCCGATTAAACGAGGGAAGTTATCTTTTAAAAATTAAAGCTACCGATACTGATGGTGGTTGGGAAACCCGACCCCTGATCATAAGGCTTATTGTTATGCCCCCCTGGTATCGTACCTGGTGGGCATATTTATTTTACGTTGCGGCAGCAGCCGGTTTAATAACTGCATTCTGGAGCTATCGTAAAAAACAATTAAAACTAACCTACGAGGTTTTAATAGCCAACTTGCAAATTGAGAAAGAAAAAGAGGCTAATGAGCGTAAACTATCATTTTTTACCAATGTTTCGCATGAGTTCAGAACACCGCTGACCCTTATCATAAACCCTATTAAAGACCTGCTGAAACAAAAAACCGACCCTACAGGCGAGTTAAACACCGTTTATAAAAATGCCCGCCGACTTTTAGGACTGGTTGATCATTTACTCTTGTTCCGTAAAACCGAAAGTGAGAACACCGAGCTCATTTTATCGAAAGTAAACTTTAATGAGTTTTGCCGCGAGGTATACAGTTGCTTTGTTCAGCAAGCAAGGCTTAAAAAAATCGATTACACTTTTACATCCGGTGAAACCGATATGCCCATTTATCTGGATAAAACCAAGATGGAAATTGCCCTGTTCAACCTAATATCAAATGCAGTAAAATTCACCCCTTCGGGTGGCAGTATTGCGCTCACCCTGAGAGAAGATCAAACCTCGGTATATTTTGAAATTGCCGATAGTGGCGTGGGCATACGTACCGATATTGGCGAAAAACTATTTGAGAAATACTACCAGGTTAAAGATGGCAATTCGCTAAAAACAGGCTTCGGCATAGGCCTTTATCTGGTTAAAACATTTATTGATAACCACGGTGGCTCTATTGATTATACCAGCCAGCAGGGACGTGGTACCGTGTTTACGCTCAGTTTACCTAAAAACTCGCATCAGCTTAATCATTCGGCCATTACCATTGAAAATGAGCCGCTACTTGAACATAATTTTGAAATAATTGACCCTGATGATTTTCACAACAGTACACCACAAACAGAAGCAGGCCAACTTGAACTGCTGATTTCGGAAAAGCAAACCATACTGGTAATTGATGATAATACCGAGATAAGTAACTATATAAGGCAAATATTTTCGCTTGAATTTACGGTTTACCAGGCCGACAATGGTAATGCAGGTTTAGAGATGATACGTAAGCACCTGCCCGATATTATTATTTGCGATATTGTGATGCCGGGCATAAATGGTTTGGATTTATGCCAGATGGTTAAGAGCGATTCGGCAACAAGCCATATCCCTATCATTTTATTAACTGGCGAAACAGCCCCCGACCTGCGAATTAAGGGCCTTGAAGAAGGCGCTGTTGACTTTATTAGCAAACCATTTGATAAAGAACTGCTTGTAGCCCGGGTAAGAGGAATTATGAAGAACAAAAAAGAACTTCAGAATTACTTTTACAACGAAGTTACCCTCAAAGGCAAAAGCCAAAACCTTTCAAACGAGCATAAAGACTTTTTATACCGCTGCATTGAAGTAATAGAAAACTCATTAAACGATCCTGCCTTTGAAATAAATGTAATTGCCGACAAGCTTGGCATGAGCCACTCTAACCTGTATAAACGTGTAAAAACGATTACCGGCTACTCTATTAATGGCTTTATACGTTTTGTACGCCTGCGTAAGGCTGCGGAAATACTCATTAACACCAACTGCAATGTAAATGAAGCTGCGTTTAGGGTTGGGTATAGTGACATGAAATATTTCAGGGAACACTTTAACAAGCAATTTAACCTAAACCCATCGGAGTTTATTAAAAGGCACCGCAGTGCTTTCCAAAAATCATATAAACTCAATACTAAAGATTCCAGGTTTAAGGCAATTGATTAA
- a CDS encoding SusC/RagA family TonB-linked outer membrane protein, translating into MRLLLKPAMLWGWVWILLSATIATASPGKKWNGVRNRLAKTEEKLYQGTVFDDQSIPLPGALVTVSGKNLTRNTNQKGYFELTASTGDTIIVTAMGFKPFKYVLNTEQQFAITLDIDNRTLPLAQSSVVQQIYNTVPKNLNISSTDAVYNADIMKSPVTSFRNAVTGRLAGLYTLQTSGLAGADGATLSLRGQSPVIIIDGVVTSLTTFDLEEIESVTVLKDALATAMLGARGSRGAIVVTTKKGSANKQQLSFSAQTAVQQPLTWSKPLNAYNYATLRNEALKNDGVPANSGLYYNQTALDAYRNNSDPINYPNVDYRRAITKNTAQFNRYTFSASGGNKSARYFVSMEHVNQGGFFTTVDSNTYNTNNNFKSYVIRSNVDLNITNKLSGGLYLLGRIQNTNEPGVSSGTIISNLLNTPANAYPLLNANNSFGGTQLFQNNLLAQTIGSGYRQRFFRDVLVNLYLKQDLSDLLKGLWMKGKVAYNSTLAEDINRSKSFAVFQQTGNAYAQFGTNGTQGNSNGIAYQGRMDYEEFSIGYDRSIDRHGINLLVLANRDNTTDANDAQALPYTIMGVSGRLAYNYDGKYMAEAAFGLNGSNRYPPAGNTKLGFFPAFGLGWNMEKESFMKPLSAISRLKLFATYGTNGWDNAGYFMYYPRYFDGPSPYFGTGAGTVTSVTEWTLANPNVTFEKVNKLNIGVSGAVLDNRLSFSVEYFNNKFYDLMMQRGDNSPLLGNVYPNENIGKIRYFGWEGQLSWQQTVNKLQYFVAINASTVNSKVLYFDEVRKPYPWMYQTGQPVDQRFGYLADGLFQSQAEVNSSATTAGYQAQPGDIKYRDLNRDGIIDQNDVTAIGTTKPLLYYGVSLGASFKGFDISALFQGVENRNVYLSGNSYWAFQNNGTGQAYEHNLNRWTPQNAANATYPRLSYGANINNDAPSSFWVRSGDYFRLKNVEIGYKLPTALVGKIGLSSLRVFANGYNLFTSSSSQLDGLSPESFAGGFPVLKLYNLGINVKF; encoded by the coding sequence ATGAGATTATTGCTTAAACCCGCAATGCTATGGGGATGGGTATGGATTTTACTATCCGCTACCATAGCAACCGCCTCTCCGGGCAAAAAATGGAACGGGGTACGTAACCGGTTAGCTAAAACCGAAGAAAAACTTTACCAGGGAACTGTATTTGACGATCAAAGCATTCCGCTACCCGGCGCACTCGTAACCGTATCCGGAAAAAACCTTACCCGTAACACCAATCAAAAGGGATATTTTGAACTTACTGCAAGCACGGGCGATACCATTATTGTTACCGCCATGGGTTTCAAGCCGTTTAAGTATGTTTTAAACACCGAGCAACAATTTGCCATTACGCTTGATATTGACAATCGTACTTTGCCTTTGGCACAATCATCAGTAGTACAACAAATTTATAATACCGTACCCAAAAACCTTAATATATCTTCAACCGATGCCGTTTATAATGCCGATATTATGAAATCGCCGGTTACCAGTTTCCGTAATGCTGTTACGGGGCGTTTAGCGGGATTATATACCTTGCAAACATCAGGTTTGGCTGGTGCCGATGGGGCCACACTTTCATTAAGAGGCCAAAGCCCGGTTATTATTATTGATGGTGTAGTTACCAGTCTTACCACCTTCGATTTGGAAGAAATTGAATCGGTGACGGTATTGAAAGATGCCTTGGCAACCGCCATGCTGGGTGCGCGTGGTTCACGCGGCGCAATTGTAGTTACTACTAAAAAAGGTAGCGCCAACAAGCAACAGTTATCTTTCAGTGCTCAAACAGCTGTGCAGCAGCCTTTAACCTGGTCAAAACCACTTAATGCATACAATTACGCAACCTTACGTAACGAGGCACTTAAAAACGATGGCGTACCGGCAAACTCCGGGCTATACTATAACCAAACCGCTTTAGATGCCTATCGCAACAACTCCGACCCGATCAACTACCCTAATGTTGATTACCGCAGAGCTATAACAAAAAACACCGCTCAATTTAACCGTTACACCTTCAGCGCAAGCGGCGGCAACAAATCGGCCAGGTATTTTGTATCAATGGAGCATGTAAACCAGGGAGGATTTTTCACCACTGTTGATTCAAACACATACAATACCAATAATAATTTCAAGAGTTATGTGATCCGCTCAAACGTTGATTTAAACATTACCAACAAGCTTTCGGGCGGTTTGTATTTGCTTGGCCGTATACAAAACACAAACGAGCCGGGTGTAAGTTCAGGTACCATAATATCAAACCTGTTAAACACTCCTGCCAATGCTTATCCCCTGCTTAATGCAAACAATTCATTCGGCGGTACGCAGCTATTCCAAAATAATTTATTGGCCCAAACCATAGGTTCGGGCTACCGCCAAAGGTTTTTTAGAGATGTATTGGTAAACCTCTACCTTAAACAAGACCTAAGCGATTTATTAAAAGGTTTATGGATGAAAGGTAAGGTTGCTTACAACTCAACCCTGGCCGAAGATATTAACCGTAGCAAATCATTTGCCGTATTTCAGCAAACAGGCAACGCTTACGCGCAATTTGGCACCAACGGAACACAGGGCAACAGCAATGGTATTGCCTACCAGGGCCGTATGGATTACGAAGAGTTTTCGATAGGATACGACCGCAGCATTGACCGCCATGGCATTAACTTACTGGTATTAGCCAACCGTGATAATACTACTGATGCCAATGATGCACAGGCCCTTCCATACACCATTATGGGCGTATCAGGCCGATTGGCCTATAATTACGATGGCAAATACATGGCCGAAGCTGCTTTTGGCTTAAACGGATCAAACCGGTACCCTCCTGCAGGCAATACTAAACTTGGCTTCTTCCCGGCTTTTGGTTTGGGTTGGAATATGGAGAAGGAAAGCTTCATGAAGCCTTTAAGTGCCATTAGCCGTTTAAAACTATTTGCAACTTATGGTACCAACGGTTGGGATAATGCCGGATACTTTATGTATTACCCACGTTATTTTGACGGGCCATCGCCTTACTTTGGTACTGGTGCAGGTACGGTAACCTCGGTTACCGAGTGGACGTTAGCCAATCCAAACGTAACTTTTGAGAAAGTAAATAAATTAAACATTGGTGTTAGCGGAGCGGTGCTGGACAACCGTCTATCGTTCAGCGTAGAATATTTTAACAACAAGTTTTACGACCTGATGATGCAGAGAGGCGATAACAGCCCGTTGCTGGGCAATGTTTACCCTAATGAAAACATTGGCAAAATCCGATACTTTGGTTGGGAAGGGCAGCTTAGCTGGCAGCAAACGGTAAATAAGTTGCAGTACTTTGTTGCCATAAATGCATCAACGGTAAACAGCAAAGTTTTATATTTTGATGAAGTGCGCAAGCCTTACCCATGGATGTACCAAACCGGCCAACCTGTTGATCAGCGTTTTGGTTACCTTGCCGATGGCTTATTCCAAAGCCAGGCCGAGGTTAACAGCAGTGCCACCACGGCAGGCTACCAGGCCCAACCCGGCGATATCAAGTACCGCGATCTTAACCGCGATGGCATAATTGACCAAAACGATGTTACGGCAATTGGCACTACCAAACCGCTTCTGTACTATGGCGTATCATTAGGTGCCAGCTTTAAAGGGTTCGATATAAGCGCACTTTTTCAGGGTGTTGAAAACCGTAATGTATACCTGAGCGGCAACAGCTACTGGGCATTCCAAAACAACGGTACAGGTCAGGCCTATGAGCACAACCTTAACCGTTGGACACCTCAAAATGCAGCCAATGCTACTTACCCAAGGTTAAGCTACGGTGCCAACATTAATAATGATGCCCCATCATCTTTCTGGGTTCGCAGCGGCGATTATTTCCGCCTTAAAAACGTGGAGATAGGCTACAAACTGCCAACTGCTTTAGTGGGTAAAATAGGTTTAAGCTCACTTAGAGTATTTGCCAACGGTTACAACCTGTTCACGTCATCTTCATCACAGCTCGATGGTCTTTCGCCCGAGTCGTTTGCGGGTGGTTTCCCGGTGTTGAAACTTTACAACCTTGGCATAAATGTTAAATTTTAA
- a CDS encoding FAD-binding and (Fe-S)-binding domain-containing protein, which produces MNLALELESIFPKDRIKSSLIDLVAYASDASFYYLRPKVVVLPITESEISQLFIFCCEHNISMTFRAAGTSLSGQAITDGILVDLSRHWRSISVVDAGRSVKVQPGVIGAHINATLKKYQKKIGPDPASINSAMMGGIISNNSSGMCCGVKHNAYHTVKHIKFILPNGKKYSTEIAADYQRFESECAHIYQNVILLRNHILESEEASNLIRKKYLTKNTVGYSMNAFIDYEHPLDIIAHLLVGAEGTLGFIAEAVMHTVPDFPCKATSLLFFQDIATACGAVLSLQASGAEAIELMDRAALRSIETKEGMPVIIAQLPQSAAALLVEYQDYDFDAIEAKINQFESFIDEFALLDKPVFTTNPKEQEKLWKVRKGMFPSVGAVRASGTSVILEDVAFPLNYLGAAIADLQELFEAYHYTNAIIFGHAKDGNIHFVVTQAFETDAEIQRYDAFLNDVVNLVLKKYNGALKAEHGTGRNMAPFVEAEWGGLLYQVMQKLKDLLDPHNILNPGVIINNDEKAHIKNLKQLPLVEEEVDRCMECGFCEHKCPSRDITLTPRKRIVVRRELLNLKRAGDKQNYKQLLHEYQYNGMDTCAVDGLCAEACPVDINTGDLIKRLRRENHSSIANNIALFTARNFKLTVSLTRSALKAGQLVNRYFGQGTMKRITSATRKVISSFPLWSNQLSVAPIIPKVKNKPDASQSIVYFPTCISRVMGDGAGQRNIMDVFLSVSAKAGINVVIPAGIKSLCCGQIYSSKGFSNAKEYTMNNAIEALWTTTNEGTHPVVLDISSCTQTLLTCYNALSDANKLKYRRLQILDSVDYLNDLVLPRLTIINKRNTVTLHPVCSLQKMNGANDKFLKIAQQLSGYVEIPFHTGCCGMAGDRGFLFPELTDSATKLEAADVKEHTCDGYYSSSKTCEIALSQATGKNYESIMYLVDECS; this is translated from the coding sequence ATGAACTTAGCCCTCGAACTCGAATCGATATTCCCAAAAGACAGGATAAAATCATCACTAATAGACTTGGTTGCTTATGCAAGCGATGCCAGTTTTTACTACTTGCGGCCTAAAGTAGTTGTATTACCCATAACCGAGTCCGAAATATCACAATTGTTTATATTCTGTTGCGAGCATAACATATCCATGACTTTCAGGGCGGCTGGTACAAGCTTATCCGGCCAGGCTATAACTGATGGCATTTTGGTTGATTTGAGCAGGCATTGGCGGTCAATTTCTGTTGTTGATGCTGGCAGGAGTGTGAAGGTGCAGCCGGGAGTAATTGGAGCACATATTAATGCAACGCTAAAAAAATATCAAAAGAAAATAGGTCCCGACCCGGCAAGTATTAATTCGGCCATGATGGGCGGTATTATTTCAAACAACTCAAGTGGCATGTGTTGCGGGGTAAAGCATAATGCTTATCATACCGTAAAACATATCAAATTTATACTTCCAAACGGCAAGAAGTATTCAACCGAAATAGCAGCCGATTATCAGCGTTTCGAATCAGAATGCGCTCATATTTATCAAAACGTAATCTTATTACGTAACCATATTTTGGAAAGCGAAGAAGCGTCAAATCTCATCCGGAAAAAATATCTTACTAAAAACACGGTAGGATATTCGATGAATGCCTTTATTGATTATGAGCACCCGTTGGATATTATTGCACATTTATTAGTAGGGGCCGAGGGAACATTAGGGTTTATTGCAGAGGCCGTAATGCATACGGTGCCCGATTTTCCGTGCAAAGCAACATCATTACTGTTTTTCCAGGATATAGCCACGGCTTGCGGTGCGGTGTTGAGTTTGCAGGCATCAGGTGCTGAAGCTATTGAGTTGATGGATCGGGCCGCCTTACGGTCAATCGAAACAAAAGAGGGTATGCCGGTAATAATTGCACAATTGCCCCAAAGCGCGGCCGCTCTTTTGGTGGAGTATCAGGATTATGATTTTGACGCCATTGAAGCTAAGATCAACCAGTTTGAAAGCTTTATTGATGAATTTGCATTGTTGGATAAGCCCGTATTTACTACCAACCCTAAAGAGCAGGAAAAACTGTGGAAGGTACGTAAAGGAATGTTCCCATCGGTAGGAGCGGTGAGGGCCAGCGGAACATCGGTTATATTGGAAGATGTAGCGTTTCCGTTGAATTACCTTGGCGCGGCAATAGCTGATTTACAGGAACTATTTGAGGCTTATCATTATACCAACGCCATTATTTTTGGTCACGCAAAAGATGGCAATATTCACTTTGTAGTTACTCAGGCTTTTGAAACAGATGCTGAAATACAGCGTTATGATGCTTTTTTGAACGATGTGGTAAACCTGGTTTTAAAAAAATATAACGGGGCACTCAAAGCCGAACATGGTACTGGTCGTAACATGGCACCTTTTGTTGAAGCCGAGTGGGGAGGATTATTATACCAGGTTATGCAAAAGTTAAAAGATTTACTTGATCCGCATAATATATTAAACCCTGGTGTTATTATTAATAATGATGAAAAGGCACACATTAAAAATTTAAAGCAACTGCCACTGGTTGAGGAAGAGGTTGACCGTTGTATGGAATGCGGTTTTTGCGAACACAAGTGCCCCAGCCGCGATATTACCCTTACTCCCCGCAAACGCATTGTGGTAAGGCGCGAATTGTTGAATTTAAAGCGCGCAGGCGATAAACAAAACTACAAGCAACTTTTGCACGAGTACCAGTATAATGGCATGGATACCTGCGCCGTTGATGGTTTATGTGCTGAAGCTTGTCCGGTTGATATTAACACCGGCGATTTAATTAAACGTTTAAGGCGCGAAAATCATTCCAGCATAGCCAATAACATCGCATTGTTTACAGCCCGTAATTTTAAGTTAACCGTAAGCCTTACGCGCAGCGCATTAAAAGCCGGGCAGTTGGTAAACCGCTATTTTGGGCAGGGCACCATGAAACGTATAACCTCAGCAACCCGAAAAGTGATTTCGTCATTTCCGCTATGGTCAAACCAGCTTTCGGTTGCGCCAATCATCCCTAAGGTGAAAAATAAGCCTGATGCCAGCCAAAGTATAGTCTATTTTCCTACGTGTATATCAAGGGTGATGGGTGATGGTGCCGGGCAAAGGAATATAATGGATGTATTCTTATCAGTTTCGGCGAAGGCAGGAATAAACGTTGTGATTCCTGCCGGAATAAAAAGTTTGTGCTGCGGACAAATCTATTCATCAAAAGGCTTTAGCAACGCTAAAGAGTACACTATGAATAATGCCATTGAAGCCTTGTGGACAACTACCAACGAAGGCACTCACCCGGTAGTTTTAGATATAAGCTCCTGTACGCAAACATTGCTTACGTGCTACAATGCACTTTCTGATGCCAATAAGCTCAAGTATCGCCGTTTACAAATACTCGATTCGGTTGATTATTTAAATGATTTGGTTTTGCCACGGTTAACAATTATTAATAAACGAAATACAGTTACCCTACACCCGGTGTGTTCATTGCAAAAAATGAATGGAGCTAACGATAAGTTTTTAAAAATAGCACAGCAGTTGTCAGGTTATGTCGAAATTCCATTTCATACAGGTTGTTGTGGTATGGCTGGCGATCGTGGGTTTTTATTCCCTGAATTAACCGACTCGGCAACTAAATTGGAAGCAGCTGATGTTAAAGAGCATACATGTGACGGCTACTATTCGTCATCAAAAACATGTGAAATTGCCTTGTCGCAAGCCACAGGTAAAAATTATGAATCAATAATGTATTTGGTTGATGAGTGTTCTTAG